From the Phaeobacter inhibens DSM 16374 genome, one window contains:
- a CDS encoding helix-turn-helix transcriptional regulator — MNVFGGAVIHTGEIAFARSFQRQVSSITTTAIAEIDCTGPASAGPRRLLVTTCETASDSQSNAARGSAVRGSDTQTARAQGSRSKGTLQALLRSGSLCHCTQLHDPQGHPNSWPDWLDPAALRADASGHRSGRWVVFACRFADGSEDRIALHLEGSQHDAHCIEILPAIWPLAREDALREMLTSTPEPKTARDTSEAMLWTISTKSDSAVLVLDASGRLLDCNDAGCDMLAAGNLLHNNDGVLRCANSSETRAFYAAVQSCARTSAEHASETCTGSANQELILFLQDTTSGMRLPVSLTCYLCADTHRALVVAILPRQPDQQRIEMLAQKMGLSPCEARVAALIQLGLSNREAAHIAGIKEQTFNTYAKRVLSKLEVAGRTEMAQRLTWQSSLGRAS; from the coding sequence ATGAATGTGTTCGGGGGCGCCGTGATCCACACGGGCGAGATCGCTTTTGCGCGATCGTTTCAAAGACAAGTTTCATCCATCACAACCACTGCCATAGCTGAGATCGACTGCACCGGACCTGCGTCTGCCGGACCACGCCGTTTGCTGGTGACCACCTGCGAGACGGCCAGTGACTCCCAGAGCAATGCAGCTCGGGGCAGTGCAGTTCGGGGCAGTGACACTCAGACCGCGCGGGCACAGGGCAGCCGCAGCAAAGGCACGCTGCAGGCTCTGCTGCGCAGCGGATCGCTCTGCCATTGCACGCAGCTGCATGATCCGCAGGGCCACCCCAACAGCTGGCCGGACTGGCTTGATCCTGCGGCCCTGCGCGCGGATGCCTCTGGCCACAGGTCTGGCCGCTGGGTGGTGTTTGCCTGCCGCTTTGCCGATGGCAGCGAGGACCGGATCGCGCTGCATCTGGAAGGCAGCCAGCATGATGCCCATTGCATCGAGATCCTGCCTGCGATCTGGCCGCTGGCCCGCGAGGATGCATTGCGCGAGATGCTGACCAGCACGCCGGAGCCCAAAACCGCGCGCGACACCTCCGAGGCGATGCTCTGGACCATTTCCACCAAAAGTGACAGCGCGGTTCTGGTGCTGGATGCCTCGGGCCGGTTGCTGGATTGCAATGATGCCGGTTGCGACATGCTTGCGGCTGGCAATCTTTTGCACAACAACGACGGCGTGTTGCGCTGTGCCAACAGCAGTGAGACCCGCGCCTTTTATGCGGCAGTGCAAAGCTGCGCCCGCACCTCCGCCGAGCACGCCTCAGAGACCTGTACCGGCAGTGCCAATCAAGAGCTGATCCTGTTCCTTCAGGACACCACATCGGGGATGCGGCTGCCGGTCTCGCTGACCTGCTATCTCTGCGCCGACACCCATCGGGCGCTGGTGGTGGCGATCCTGCCGCGCCAGCCGGATCAGCAGCGGATCGAAATGCTGGCCCAGAAAATGGGGCTCTCCCCCTGCGAAGCACGGGTGGCCGCCCTGATCCAGCTGGGGCTGTCCAACCGCGAAGCCGCACATATCGCGGGCATCAAGGAACAGACCTTCAACACCTATGCCAAAAGGGTGCTGTCCAAGCTTGAGGTCGCCGGGCGCACCGAAATGGCGCAGCGGCTGACCTGGCAATCCTCATTGGGGAGAGCGTCATGA